The genomic stretch ATATCCCGGATAAATTTGCGAATAATTTCAGGATCGGAGTTGCGAATGCTTTCCGGAATAGAGTGGTGTAAAACTTCCTGAGGAATTACAATAAAGCGAGGCACATTTAACCCAAGTTCTTGCAAACGGAACAGATTACCGGCTTTTCCACCAATATGGAATCGCTGAAGGTCTGACTTATTTTCAGATGAAAGAGAAATCATGTACCGGAAAATAATTTAGACAACATAGGCGCCGCGCCCAGGGTCAGATACATGGCAATCGTCCAGATGCCGGAAGCTTTTTCAATCATTTTCGCAAAGCTTGCCGTTTTGTTTTTCAGGAAGAGCAAGGCCGGTGTTGCGCAAAATATGAAAACAATTCCCAGCACGATGAAGGCGGTGGTTCCAAATCCTGCATAGTTACAAGCGGCAATGCTTAAGAGCAAAGTGACCATTAGTGAAGTTAACCAAAGAAAAACACCACGATTCGTTCCAAGCATCGACGTATAGGTCAGTACACCTTCTGCTTCGTCTTCCGGTCGGCGTATTTTTCGTCCGGTTTCTATTACAATTCCGTTCATATAAGATACGGCAAAGAAAAACAATAATCCAACGGGTGCTTCTACACCTTCCAATAGCCAGTCAAGACCACTGGAATAAATATCGATCAGCGGAATGATAAACATATGAGAGGTTACATACCAAAATTGGTGTTTCTTGAGCCAGCTGGCAGCAAAAAACTCCTTACCCATCAATGAGAGGTAGGCAATGATGATAAAATAGATCAACAACATCTTTGGCAGGAAAATGAAGTTGATCGTGATTTGTAATAGTATCAAAATAGCACCTACAATTCCCAGTTCTTTCAGAGACACTAATCCCCTGGGTACGGGTAGATTTTTACGGTACTTTGCATCATCTTCCGCGTCTTTGAATTCATCAAAAATCCTCACGAGCAGGAAGAGGCTAACGGTGGTGAATATACCAATCAGGAACGTCGGCCAGGGAATAAATCCAACAGCTCCCCTGCAGAGCCTGGAATAGGCCGTAGCGGAAAAGCTAAAGGCGCTCACCAATAGGCCATGTCCAAGCAATGGAAATCGTTCTTTCTGATAGATGTAAAATCGTCTACCGAATGAAGCCGTGTTTTCAGCATGTACACTAAACTCATTCTGCATTTTATGGCCACTCATTTCTTTCTTCCGAATTTTTTATGAGCGGAAGTAAAATGACCGGCGGATAAAGCTGCTGCAATTGACAATTCACCTGCGAGAATCAATGCCCCGCAAATCTCCGCATATTTTCGGGCATTGCCCACACCATAACAATCCATGAGCTCCAGACATTCTTTTTGAGTAGGCAGTCCGGTTCCGCCACCCACAGTACCTACAATTAAATTTGGAAGGGTTACACTCGCATATAGATCTCCTGCAGCGGTGACTTCCATTCTGGTGATACCTATTGAAGCTTCAGAAACACAGGCTACATCTTGACCGGTAGCAAGAAATAAAGCGGCCAATCCATTCGCATAATGTCCCTGTGCACCGATAGCACCACTTTGAATAATGCCCAGTGTGGAGGAGATCCAATAAGCTGACATGGCCTGTGGCGAGGTCTTCAATACTTCAGTTACAATTTTTTCTGAAAGCGTAATCTCTGCGGTTACTTTTTTTCCTCTAACGTTACTGAATGACCGCGAAGTCGCTTTCTTATCGCCGGAATAATTGCTTTCAATAAACCAGAATACAGGCTGAACAGGGCTATTCTCAATGATATACTGGCAGATCGCATCGGTACACATCGTCACCATGTTCTGTCCGGAAGCATCACCGGTATGGTATTCAAAGGTGAGAATAAGTTGATTGCCTTCGATATTCGACTGCATGTCTGTCAATGACGCATACCTGCTGGTACTTCCAACGATTTTTTTGAATTCCTCCATTTGTGGCAAGAGCCAGATGAGAAACTGCCCGAGTTCAGCGATATTTTTAAACTTAAACAAAGGGCTTCGCTGTACACCTTCCACCAGACAAATAGAAGTAGCCCCTCCCGCAAGGAAGCAAGCTTTCGCCCCGCGGTGATAAGAAGCAACAAGAGCTCCCTCGCTCGTAGCAAGAGGAACATAGTAATCCCCATCTGCCGCTGAACCAATCACCCGCAATGGACCAATTACTCCGGTAGGTACCATCGACATGCCAATATAATTTTCAATATTGCCATTCAATTGTTCCAAAGAAGAAAATTGATTTTTGCCGCTGAGGTAAGTGATTGCTTTCCCTGTTTTATTACGGAGAAATTCATGACGGCTTTGAATACCTTCTGCTGAAGCAGACAATTCAACAGGCAAGGATTGGACAGTTAATTCCTGATCCGCCTTATGTTGAATTTCTTCAATCAATGTAGCCGGATTTCGCAAGGCTATGATGGCCTTTAATGCTGCGGTTGTTTTATCGGTAGAAGATGACATAAAATTAATTTGGTTGAAATGAATGGATTTTTATTAACTTTCGGATATGAATTGTCCGGTAAGAAAGAACGGAAAGGGACGAATGTTTTGACAATAACGCTTAATTCATCAGTAAATTTATGTAAATTTGATGAAAGCCGGAATTCAACGATCAATAGCATTGATTATCCATCACTAATATTTTGGAGAATCCTGTAAAGTATTTATTTTGTTAATGTCCAACTTTCTTTAGGGCCATTTAGTAGACGGATATAAATAGAAGAATATTAGCACCTAACAGAAAGGTTTTATGGTAAATTGCGCGATGTTATCCGATTTTAATGATGAATTTAATAGTTTGTATACTTTAGCAGTAATGAAATTTGGAGCAACTGAAGGAACTCATTCCAGTTTAAAGTACATTTAAATGAAATAACTTATGAAAAGGCGTACATTTAATCAAGTTCTATGTATTTTTTCCGGCTTCTTTATCCTCTCCATTTTTTCCTGTGAAGATGACACCCCGCCCTATTATCAAGTGGATGAGTCCATTTATGTGAAAGTAATAGAATTCCATACGGGTAATCCCATTCCCGATGCTAAAGTGGTGGTGAAAGGGTATTGGGGAGGAGGTTTTGGAACAGCGCCCTATGAAGCGAGGATTGATTCTTTTTACACGGATTCATCGGGTTACTGTACTTTTCTTAGAAAGAAATATATTGAACTTATGGCATCTACCTATACATCAATAGGTGTTTGTTGTAATGTGCCGAATATGCCTTACAAAGAATCCTGCAGTAGTTTAGGCGTGACTGGTTTACCCGGTATTGAAGTCACGCTACAACCCACCGGATGGCTTTGTCTTTATATCAATGATGTGTTGCCACTCCACCCTGAGTTTACACCTATTTCTCTTTCAGTAAAAGCATTTGCAACCCATTGGCCGTATTTAATTTTCCGGATAATTATGATCCGGAAATCGGTTCTGTTATGCCGCTGGATGGATATAAATTATCAGAAAGGAAGGCAACATTTTTAACTGAAAACGATGGCATCACGGGAAATGACATTGATTCCCTTATTTCCGGGATTGTCAACGGATTGGATACGGTGGATGTGAATATAAATTTTTGAGTATTTATGACATATGAGCTTAGGTTTAATGGAATTTCACTCCATTAGAAGTAGTATGACTTTTACACCGGAATAAGTTTAGCTTTTTCAAGACTTAGATTAATTAATCAGTAAAATCATAATTTAATACAGGGGAATCAAACAGGATAGGTAGCTTTGACCAGGTTGCAATGGTGTTCCTGTTAATTACTTCAATATAATACAATTGATTGTTTACTGCAGCGGGAAAGTTAAACACACCATTTCCATTGATATCGATGATGGATGATGTAGAATGAATGGGGCTGAAAGGTGCTATGGGTTCACGTAAAACAACGGTGATACTGTCACATATATTGGGTAGAGTAAATGGGTCAAGAACTGCGGACATTACTCCATTTCCCAAATAATAACCTTCAATATAGATTTTTAAGTGTAATGTTATACTTGTAAATTCATCCGTATTTCCATTGCAATTATCATCAATTCCATTGTTGATTTCAGAAGCGAGTGGATTAACACCCGGATTGGTATCATCACAATCGGTGGAGTCTGTTACATAACCTATAGGTGCTGTACAGGCAAATGTGCTTAAAGCCGGATTTCCGAAATTGTCCCCATCATTATCCGCAAAATAAATATTAGGAATATCCGCAGTTACTTGCATAGTATCCGTTGTTTGACAACCTTGTGGTATGGAGGTGATAGTTAAAATATATGTTCCATCAATCAGATTATTGAAGAATGTGGTCACTCCTGAAGTGTTATAAATGCTGTACAATAAATTCCCTGCACTATCCGATAAATTAGCAAGATGACCATTGCAGCTATTCGTTATTGAAGTGGAAGCTAAGATGGAAACCCCGCAACCACTAACAATGTTGTAAGTTGTTTGAATCGAACAACTCGGAGCAATATAGACAGAATCCCAAATATCGCAGGAGATGTATTGGCCATAGTAATTGGTATAACCTGCAGTTGCATTGAAGAAATACCATCCGGGAGGCAGTCCGGGATAATTGAATTCTTTATCAGGGTAATTGGCTAAGTACAGATAGGTGTAATAATTCTGCTTGTTGAATTGATAGATGCTAACTGTAGAAAAATTAGTGCAGTTTGTCGTCGTATCTCGGATAGTAAAACTTCCATCGTAACAGCCATATCCGCTTGCCGATGTAGCAGAGATGGTCCAGGGACTTACACAAGGAGCGTCGGCGATGGTGAAAGGGATAATTTCTTCGCAGAAAGTATCGTAGAAAGGAGATGTTCGGATGCGTAATAGATAGTTTCCGGGAGGAATGGTATTCCAGCTAAGTTCAACGCCGCTTGCTGCAGCTTGCTGGGCAAAGATAGTGGAGCTGTCAGTGGTACTTAAAATATCGGCTGAGTACCCATAACAGGCATTGGTAGTGGCGGTGACTTTTATCTCACCATTGAAGCAACCGGCCACGCTGGCAGGTGAAGTAGAATAGGTGGCTGTGAGGATGCAAGCAGGTTCAATGTAAATGGAATCCCATATATCGCAGGAGATGTATTGGCCATAGTAATTGGTATAACCTGCAGTTGCATTGAAGAAATACCATCCGGGAGGCAGTCCGGGATAATTGAATTCTTTATCAGGGTAATTGGCTAAGTACAGATAGGTGTAATAATTCTGCTTGTTGAATTGATAGATGCTAACTGTAGAAAAATTAGTGCAGTTTGTCGTCGTATCTCGGATAGTAAAACTTCCATCGTAACAGCCATATCCGCTTGCCGATGTAGCAGAGATGGTCCAGGGACTTACACAAGGAGCGTCGGCGATGGTGATGGGAATAATCTCTTCACATAGGGTGTCATAAAAAGGATTGGTTCGGATGCGTACTAAATAATTTCCGGGCGGAACAGTGTTCCAGTTAATGGCGACTCCACTTGCTGCAGTTTGTTGTGCAAAGATGGTAGAGCTATCTGTTGTGCTTAAAATATCGGCCGTATATCCGGAACAGGCATTGGTGGTAGCGGTCACATTAATTTCTCCGTTCGGACAACCGGTAACACTTGCAGGTGAAGTAAAATAGGAGGTAGTGAGTATGCAGGAAGGTTCAATATAAATAGAATCCCAAATATCGCAGGAGATGTATTGGCCATAGTAATTGGTATAACCAGCAGTTGCATTGAAGAAATACCAACCGGGTGGCCATCCGGGATAATTGAATTCTTTGTCGATGTAATTGAATAAGTACAGATAGGTATAATAATTTTGCTTAGTAAATTGATAGATGCTCACTGGAGAGAAATTGGTGCAATTCGTTGTAGTATCTCGGATGGTAAAACTTCCATCGTTACAGCCATATCCGCTTGCTGATGTAGCAGAGATGGTCCAGGGGCTTACACAGGGAGCATCGGCGATGGTGATTGCATTCCATCTGGTACAGGAACTGAGCGCATATGGATAATCTGTTGTTTTTATTAAATAATTTCCGGGAGGTAAAAACAAGAAAGAACAAGTATCACCGGAAACAGAAATGCATGAGGTTACCGTGACACTATCAGTGGTCATCAATGTGGACTGATAACCCTGGCAATTGTTTGTAATGGCACTGATTTTTATTTCGCCATTATTACAGCCAGCTATAAGAGGGTTATTAACAGAAGTACTAACATCCATTTGGCAATTATTTTGTCCAACGATGATCGAAGTTGTTGCTTGACAACCTCCGGGGTTGGAATAAGCCGTAATCAAATACGTTCCATTTTGAAGGCCACCCAGTGTAGGGTTTGATGAGTCTACATAGCCACTGAATGTCTGAGGGCCGAATTCATCATTTAAGCGTTCGATAAATGCATACCAACCATTACAGGCATTGGTGGAGGCGGACACTGTTATTGATCCAGGGGAACAGCCAAGACCAAAGCCGGATGCATCTGTTTTGGTTGCACTTACAGATATGTTACATATAGGCGCACTACCTGTAGTTACCTGCGTAGTCTGTTGTATTTGATAAGAGGAGGTGTTGCAATCGAGACAGTATTGAATGCAGTTGTTGTTAATATCCCAGTCACAGCAATATTGAAAGGGGCTCGAGGAATAACAAGTAGAATACAATGTAGCGCAATAGGTAGTATTGAAATCCGCTGAAAAAGTAAAGTTATTGGTATACCATGGCCACCAACCCCCATTGCAATCATAGGCATATTCAAAAGCAGCCTGAAAAGTTACCTGATAATTTTCTCCATAACATTGAGGTACATAACTGATGAAATAACCGCCGCTGAGTGGATTGCAACCGGAAGGACATTGAGCGTTGGAGGCAGCAGGCATTAGAATTAAGGCAGTAAGCGAAACAAAGAGTAGGGTGCATTTCATGTTCATAATGATAGGATAATTAAAATAGTGTAAACTATTTTTCTGATTCAGATTCGAAAGTTATAGGTTAAAATTTAACAATCAAAGGAAAGATATCAGAAATAGTAAGTAGCCACTATTCATTGGTTTTTTATTTTGTTTTATAACGAAATACTCTTGATTACTATAGCAATGTATGAAGACCCGATTTTTAGTTTATTTATTTTGGCGATAGAGTAAGAATGGAATGACCATACTTACCATTTATTTTGCAAGAAAGAGCGTGTTGATTTTTGATCAGGTGATTTTATTCTATCAATAGTTTACCAATTTGCGCAGATCGCTGTGTGTGTAATTCTACCATATACCAACCTGTTGTCAGGAAGTCATTAAAGAACTCCAGCTTGTTATCTCCTTCTTTGGAATAGGCAGAATGGGTAAACAAAGTCCGGCCACTGACATCACTGATTTTCAGCAAATAGTTATTTCGTTCAGTTGAAATAAATTGGATGATGAAATGATTTGAAGCCGGATTCGGATATATTTCCATTGGGAGAAGTGTATTCGCTGCAATAAATCCATTCATCTTAGCACCACAATAAGCGGAATCAATGGATATGCCCGACAGACTTCTCCATGCTCCCGTTCCACATGAATTGATACCTCTCACGGAAATAACCTGACTTGTTGCCGGAGTTGTGCTGTAATTTACGGTGAGGAATTTAGTTCCTTGTCCTCCTACAATGGCAACACCACCGGGCACGACCCATTCATACGTACTCGTGGAGGGCACAGTGGCCACAGCGTATAGTTCTCCACTTTGCCCCGGACAAATCGTAATGTCTCCCGAAACGACAGAGGGTTTGGGCGGTGCTCCAATACTATTTAATGTTCTGGATGTTCCGATCCCGCAGGCGTTCATTCCTGCTACAGTGATCGTCCCCGTTGTAAAAGAAGGTAAGGCGTCGACTGTAATGGTAGCAGTTCCTGCGCCTCCTATAATAGTTAGTGCAGGAGGTACTGTCCAGCTATAGGAAGTAGCACCGGATGCCCCAACAGTTGAAAACACAGCACCACTGATTCCGCAAAGACCCGCAGTAATGCCGGTGATGGGTTTTGGTTGTAAAGGCAAATTAAATAAAAGTGTTTTAGCCCTTGTCGGACTCTGTCCGCAGCTATTCGTAGCCGTTACATATAAAGTTCCGCCGGTATAAGATGGACCGGCTGCAGCAGAAATAATATTGGCATGCTCATTAGAAAGAAAAGTCATCCCTCCCGGAAGATTCCACTTGTATTGATTCGTACGAAAAACAGGAGCAATTGAATAGGTGGCTATATCTCCCGGACATAATTTGGATGGGCCGCTGATAGAGGGAGGTGTAACCGGGATCACTGAATTAATATTTAAAGAAATACAACTTGAAAGCGTATCGTAACAGGCTCCGGTAGCGGTGACGCACAGTGGTCCATTAATCCCATTCGCGATTGCTGAAGAAGTATAATTGACAGAAATTAGCCCTGTCCCCTGCCCACCGGTAATGACAGCTCCTACCGGTGCCGTCCATAAATAAGTTGTTCCTGTGGTTGAAGGCAAAACGCTGTAACCTATAAGAAGTGTCGAAGTGGTACAAATGGAATCAATGCCCGATATTAAGAATGGGGTAATAGAAGAAACAGCTGTGATCACAATAGAAGCGCAGGATGTGGTATCACAAACTCCTTCTGCACGTACATAATAATGATGCGCTCCGGCGGAGACAGGAAGGACGGAGATGGAATTCCCGCTACCAATAGGCAGGCCGGAGCCGCAACCGGATTTATACCATTGCCATGAAGCACCGGAGCCCAATGAACCACTATGAACTGTGAGTGTCACTGAATTTCCCGAACAAGCCGTATTGGCAATGGCATCACTTGTAACCGAAGTTGGAGCTACAGAAACCGAGAATAAAGTAGAAATAATAGAAGTACAGGAAGCCTGACAGGAATTGTTATCGGTTACCATGTATGTATAGGGACCTGGTACAAGATT from Bacteroidota bacterium encodes the following:
- a CDS encoding hydroxymethylglutaryl-CoA reductase, encoding MSSSTDKTTAALKAIIALRNPATLIEEIQHKADQELTVQSLPVELSASAEGIQSRHEFLRNKTGKAITYLSGKNQFSSLEQLNGNIENYIGMSMVPTGVIGPLRVIGSAADGDYYVPLATSEGALVASYHRGAKACFLAGGATSICLVEGVQRSPLFKFKNIAELGQFLIWLLPQMEEFKKIVGSTSRYASLTDMQSNIEGNQLILTFEYHTGDASGQNMVTMCTDAICQYIIENSPVQPVFWFIESNYSGDKKATSRSFSNVRGKKVTAEITLSEKIVTEVLKTSPQAMSAYWISSTLGIIQSGAIGAQGHYANGLAALFLATGQDVACVSEASIGITRMEVTAAGDLYASVTLPNLIVGTVGGGTGLPTQKECLELMDCYGVGNARKYAEICGALILAGELSIAAALSAGHFTSAHKKFGRKK
- a CDS encoding putative metal-binding motif-containing protein; the protein is MNMKCTLLFVSLTALILMPAASNAQCPSGCNPLSGGYFISYVPQCYGENYQVTFQAAFEYAYDCNGGWWPWYTNNFTFSADFNTTYCATLYSTCYSSSPFQYCCDWDINNNCIQYCLDCNTSSYQIQQTTQVTTGSAPICNISVSATKTDASGFGLGCSPGSITVSASTNACNGWYAFIERLNDEFGPQTFSGYVDSSNPTLGGLQNGTYLITAYSNPGGCQATTSIIVGQNNCQMDVSTSVNNPLIAGCNNGEIKISAITNNCQGYQSTLMTTDSVTVTSCISVSGDTCSFLFLPPGNYLIKTTDYPYALSSCTRWNAITIADAPCVSPWTISATSASGYGCNDGSFTIRDTTTNCTNFSPVSIYQFTKQNYYTYLYLFNYIDKEFNYPGWPPGWYFFNATAGYTNYYGQYISCDIWDSIYIEPSCILTTSYFTSPASVTGCPNGEINVTATTNACSGYTADILSTTDSSTIFAQQTAASGVAINWNTVPPGNYLVRIRTNPFYDTLCEEIIPITIADAPCVSPWTISATSASGYGCYDGSFTIRDTTTNCTNFSTVSIYQFNKQNYYTYLYLANYPDKEFNYPGLPPGWYFFNATAGYTNYYGQYISCDIWDSIYIEPACILTATYSTSPASVAGCFNGEIKVTATTNACYGYSADILSTTDSSTIFAQQAAASGVELSWNTIPPGNYLLRIRTSPFYDTFCEEIIPFTIADAPCVSPWTISATSASGYGCYDGSFTIRDTTTNCTNFSTVSIYQFNKQNYYTYLYLANYPDKEFNYPGLPPGWYFFNATAGYTNYYGQYISCDIWDSVYIAPSCSIQTTYNIVSGCGVSILASTSITNSCNGHLANLSDSAGNLLYSIYNTSGVTTFFNNLIDGTYILTITSIPQGCQTTDTMQVTADIPNIYFADNDGDNFGNPALSTFACTAPIGYVTDSTDCDDTNPGVNPLASEINNGIDDNCNGNTDEFTSITLHLKIYIEGYYLGNGVMSAVLDPFTLPNICDSITVVLREPIAPFSPIHSTSSIIDINGNGVFNFPAAVNNQLYYIEVINRNTIATWSKLPILFDSPVLNYDFTD
- a CDS encoding UbiA family prenyltransferase; this translates as MSGHKMQNEFSVHAENTASFGRRFYIYQKERFPLLGHGLLVSAFSFSATAYSRLCRGAVGFIPWPTFLIGIFTTVSLFLLVRIFDEFKDAEDDAKYRKNLPVPRGLVSLKELGIVGAILILLQITINFIFLPKMLLIYFIIIAYLSLMGKEFFAASWLKKHQFWYVTSHMFIIPLIDIYSSGLDWLLEGVEAPVGLLFFFAVSYMNGIVIETGRKIRRPEDEAEGVLTYTSMLGTNRGVFLWLTSLMVTLLLSIAACNYAGFGTTAFIVLGIVFIFCATPALLFLKNKTASFAKMIEKASGIWTIAMYLTLGAAPMLSKLFSGT